A section of the bacterium genome encodes:
- a CDS encoding N-acetylmuramoyl-L-alanine amidase, whose protein sequence is MIARKILRASLLLSFLFLHCGNAKLVLRDWTKLPPEHYTIPPYAQYLSPYKIALDPGHGGLSHLPGYKRGPSGKQEAVMNLNVALELKGFLERAGATVVLTRADDRFVALAERAEIAERAGCDFLISLHHNAADNPQVNYASVYYHLYPDYSPASMDLARSIYFGLVEALRLPQVASDGLLSDKMIYPDGFGLLRRIRLPAVLLESSFFSNPTEEKRLMDRRYNRREAYGIFLGLARWAAGGVPSARRLRPAKISRDPQPEVVYQLADGITERGGRGAGQLLLHSASVSVRVDGQAMPARVDLAKGRLWFRPDSAWRNGVHVVQVDLQNLFKNHNLPVRDTLIIAAPAAAIAFAAPMLQLPADGVAALPITLTLRDGRGEAVWEGTPVSVRADRGQLLDSLRLHEGSGTIYYQAANEPGPVQVIAAADGHQDTLRLELVPAGQLVFFSGLVRDDSTGAALEGVAISLNDSVWATTDANGGFFLTRVPAGFYRCAATKAGYSPAVETMAVDSLRSVFVRPSLRPVLHGVLHQQTIILDAALGGKARGDRFNGGRAAAAANLAAMAALADSLRWAGANAILVRTNDTTDLALDARIALVNQVPQGWYLKWEYRRWDSDSLLVQTTIYPGNQQGEHLALAINQAFAALPNARAVLRRSTDVPEVLLTNKTAVAVQVRCRAPQVHDREVPALFRGIVNFHAAQRRQAAQPEEL, encoded by the coding sequence ATGATCGCCCGAAAAATCCTGCGCGCGTCCCTGTTGCTCTCGTTCTTGTTCCTGCACTGCGGCAACGCGAAATTGGTGCTGCGCGATTGGACCAAGCTGCCTCCTGAACACTATACGATTCCTCCGTATGCGCAATATCTTTCGCCCTACAAAATCGCCCTCGATCCCGGCCACGGCGGCTTGAGCCATTTGCCCGGCTACAAGCGCGGGCCGAGCGGAAAGCAAGAAGCGGTGATGAACCTCAACGTGGCGCTGGAACTGAAGGGTTTTCTCGAACGCGCCGGCGCCACGGTCGTGCTGACCCGCGCGGATGATCGCTTCGTCGCGCTGGCCGAGCGCGCGGAAATTGCCGAACGCGCCGGTTGTGATTTTCTCATCTCGCTGCATCACAACGCCGCGGACAATCCCCAAGTCAATTACGCTTCGGTTTACTATCATCTCTATCCGGACTATTCGCCTGCCAGCATGGACCTGGCGCGCAGCATCTATTTTGGCTTGGTCGAAGCGCTGCGGCTGCCGCAAGTGGCCAGCGACGGCCTGCTGAGCGACAAGATGATCTATCCCGACGGCTTCGGCTTGCTGCGCCGCATTCGGCTGCCCGCGGTTTTGCTGGAATCGTCCTTCTTCTCCAATCCCACCGAAGAAAAGCGGCTGATGGATCGCCGCTACAATCGCCGCGAAGCCTATGGCATTTTTCTCGGCTTGGCGCGCTGGGCCGCCGGCGGGGTGCCGAGTGCCAGGCGCCTGCGGCCCGCGAAGATTTCACGCGATCCGCAGCCGGAAGTCGTCTACCAGTTGGCCGACGGCATCACCGAGCGTGGCGGCCGGGGCGCGGGGCAACTGCTGCTGCACTCCGCCAGCGTGTCGGTGCGCGTCGATGGCCAGGCGATGCCGGCTCGAGTCGATCTGGCTAAAGGAAGGCTTTGGTTCCGGCCTGATTCGGCCTGGCGCAACGGCGTGCATGTGGTGCAGGTCGATCTGCAAAACCTGTTCAAGAATCACAACCTGCCGGTGCGGGATACGCTCATCATTGCGGCGCCGGCAGCGGCAATCGCATTCGCGGCGCCGATGCTGCAACTCCCCGCGGATGGCGTGGCCGCTCTGCCGATTACGCTCACGCTGCGCGATGGCCGGGGCGAGGCGGTGTGGGAGGGCACGCCGGTATCGGTGCGCGCCGATCGCGGCCAGCTTCTCGACTCACTGCGCTTGCACGAGGGCAGCGGAACCATCTACTATCAAGCCGCGAATGAACCCGGGCCGGTGCAGGTGATTGCGGCAGCGGACGGCCACCAAGACACACTCCGTCTGGAGCTGGTGCCCGCCGGTCAGCTCGTTTTTTTCAGCGGGCTGGTGCGCGATGATTCCACCGGCGCCGCGCTGGAGGGCGTGGCGATTTCCTTGAATGATTCGGTGTGGGCCACTACTGATGCCAATGGCGGATTCTTTTTGACCAGGGTGCCGGCCGGCTTCTATCGCTGCGCCGCAACCAAAGCCGGCTATTCCCCGGCGGTGGAGACGATGGCGGTGGACTCCCTGCGCAGCGTGTTTGTGCGTCCGTCGTTGCGGCCGGTTTTGCACGGCGTGCTGCATCAGCAGACCATCATTCTCGATGCGGCTTTGGGCGGGAAGGCAAGGGGCGATCGTTTCAACGGCGGGAGGGCCGCCGCTGCCGCGAATCTTGCGGCCATGGCGGCCTTGGCAGACAGCTTGCGCTGGGCCGGCGCGAATGCGATCCTGGTGCGCACCAACGACACCACCGACCTTGCGCTGGACGCCCGCATCGCTCTCGTCAATCAGGTGCCGCAGGGCTGGTATTTGAAGTGGGAGTATCGCCGGTGGGACTCCGATTCGCTGCTGGTGCAGACCACGATCTATCCCGGCAATCAACAAGGCGAGCATCTGGCGCTGGCGATCAATCAAGCTTTTGCGGCGCTGCCCAACGCGCGGGCGGTGCTGCGCCGCAGCACGGACGTGCCGGAAGTCCTGTTGACCAATAAAACCGCGGTGGCGGTGCAGGTGCGCTGCCGGGCGCCGCAGGTGCATGACCGCGAGGTGCCGGCGCTGTTTCGTGGCATCGTGAATTTCCATGCGGCGCAGCGCCGGCAGGCCGCCCAGCCGGAGGAGCTGTGA
- a CDS encoding esterase, giving the protein MNREIHGWWSPALNKHMDLAVYGHYGFALLLIPTAAADHLEYERFYLIEAIAGFINAGKVKVFSINTVNNESWFNDHVAPPHKAIRHQQFNDYVFNEVIPFIHSHCHGRVLTITCGASVGALHAANLLFKRPDLIDGMIAMSGVYDLKYYTKGYYDDNCYFNSPMDYLPSLSDDRYLSLLRAKHHIYILTGQGPYEAPDRSRDLAAVLAAKGIPHFLDVWGHDMSHDWPTWRRMLPHYLGTRF; this is encoded by the coding sequence ATGAACCGAGAGATTCACGGCTGGTGGAGCCCCGCTTTGAACAAGCACATGGACCTGGCGGTCTACGGGCACTACGGCTTCGCCCTGCTGCTGATTCCGACCGCGGCGGCAGATCATCTGGAATATGAACGCTTCTATCTGATCGAAGCAATCGCGGGTTTCATCAACGCCGGCAAGGTCAAGGTCTTTTCCATCAACACCGTGAACAACGAAAGCTGGTTCAACGATCACGTGGCCCCGCCGCACAAGGCCATCCGCCACCAGCAATTCAATGACTATGTGTTCAACGAAGTCATTCCCTTCATCCACAGCCACTGCCACGGCCGGGTGCTGACCATCACCTGCGGCGCCAGCGTGGGCGCGCTGCATGCCGCCAACCTGCTGTTCAAGCGGCCGGATTTGATCGACGGCATGATCGCGATGAGCGGGGTTTACGATCTCAAATACTACACCAAGGGCTATTACGACGACAACTGCTACTTCAACAGTCCGATGGACTACCTGCCCAGCCTCAGTGACGACCGCTATCTCTCCCTGCTGCGCGCCAAGCATCATATCTACATTCTCACCGGCCAGGGCCCGTATGAAGCGCCCGACCGCTCGCGTGATCTCGCCGCGGTGCTGGCGGCCAAGGGCATTCCGCATTTCCTCGATGTGTGGGGACATGACATGAGCCATGACTGGCCGACTTGGCGGCGCATGCTGCCGCATTATCTCGGCACGCGGTTTTGA
- a CDS encoding SUMF1/EgtB/PvdO family nonheme iron enzyme, with protein sequence MLFAPILAINSRTRLLRRAIPMKDFFISYSSADKDWAEWIAWQLEEAHYAIVIQAWDFRPGSNFVLEMQKAATEAQRTIAVLSQNYVNALFTQPEWAAAFGQDPTSKDGRLLPVRIAPFKTEGMLRPIVYIDLVDCDEAQAKEALLKGVSFQRAKPAIAPGFPGAAARAITTAPQFPGPGRNALKGLRPFAFEDAALFQRLQRQAELQTCFAALTDAEFRLGILFGESGCGKTSFVQAGLWPMLQTSASFLPVYVKFSELDPLLSLRQALKAQAQCALPRADTAEFWQLCEQAGHTAGKTLVFFFDQFEQFFVHFPREEQRQPFIAALAEWYRRPGLPAKILLCLRKDYYGHHCELQQALQYTLGPQESIELKKFKPNQAAAIFHVIAETAGLRCDRAFVEEMTARELAGKEDGRISPVDIQILAWMVSAQEDQSGFNRAAFRKLGGVEGLLENYLNLVLQTLASKAEREAGLKIMLALVDLENNVRAGVLSPEQIAEKLGAEAGPATRDKLLVWLASGKVRLLTPVEREGVLGYELAHERLIQPLRRLTNKQLTEVEQANRLLERRANEWLGNDRAARYLLTGGELRQINRQRPYLVWGKQADLKQELLKRSTHKWKQQAGVALFGLVLLVLLAVGWSKLEKMREQRQLAERRDQLARLLNSTDISPQKRAAQAHELTRNSGDPRVEVTTLEHMQFCYVPPGPFWMGSDSSDSSSSKYERPLHLNDKLDYGYWISRFPITVAQFKAFAVDSGQKISSLQFRADPDNYPVRYVTWHDAMSFCQWLTQKWRRENRLPENWRVTLPSEAEWEKAARGGVEILGEIKIMEIAQIDFTSNLTVSLQQNPLPRRRYPWGDQPDSSLANYHFTGISMPSVVGCFPGGKSPYGCEELAGNLWEWTRSLWGNDWDEPAFKYPYDPADGRENIDAPQDIARVLRGGAFLLNRRIVRCAYRLRYYPVSRNIGVGFRVVVSPLL encoded by the coding sequence TTGCTTTTCGCCCCGATTCTTGCTATCAATAGCCGCACACGACTCCTGAGGCGGGCCATACCTATGAAAGACTTCTTCATCAGCTACAGCAGCGCTGACAAAGATTGGGCGGAATGGATTGCCTGGCAGTTGGAAGAGGCACACTACGCGATCGTGATCCAGGCGTGGGACTTTCGTCCCGGCTCCAACTTCGTGCTCGAAATGCAGAAGGCCGCGACCGAAGCGCAGCGCACCATTGCCGTGCTCTCCCAGAATTACGTCAATGCCCTGTTCACCCAGCCGGAATGGGCCGCGGCCTTCGGGCAGGATCCCACCAGCAAAGACGGCCGGCTCCTGCCCGTGCGCATCGCGCCGTTCAAAACCGAGGGCATGCTGCGGCCGATCGTCTACATTGATTTGGTCGACTGCGATGAAGCGCAGGCGAAGGAAGCACTGCTCAAAGGGGTTTCGTTTCAGCGCGCCAAGCCCGCGATCGCGCCCGGCTTTCCCGGCGCTGCGGCACGCGCAATCACCACCGCCCCGCAATTCCCCGGCCCTGGGCGCAACGCCCTCAAGGGCCTGCGGCCGTTTGCCTTCGAAGATGCCGCGTTGTTTCAGCGTTTGCAGCGCCAAGCCGAACTGCAAACCTGCTTCGCCGCCCTCACCGATGCGGAATTCCGGCTGGGCATTCTTTTCGGCGAATCGGGCTGCGGCAAAACCTCGTTCGTGCAAGCCGGCCTCTGGCCCATGCTGCAAACCAGCGCCTCCTTTCTTCCAGTCTATGTCAAATTCAGCGAGCTTGATCCGCTGCTGAGCTTGCGCCAGGCCCTCAAGGCGCAGGCGCAGTGCGCCTTGCCCCGTGCCGACACCGCCGAGTTCTGGCAGTTGTGCGAGCAGGCGGGACACACCGCGGGCAAGACCCTGGTTTTCTTCTTCGATCAATTCGAGCAGTTCTTCGTGCATTTTCCCCGGGAAGAGCAGCGCCAGCCTTTCATTGCCGCGCTGGCGGAATGGTATCGCCGCCCTGGCTTGCCCGCCAAGATTCTGCTCTGCCTGCGCAAAGACTACTACGGCCATCATTGCGAATTGCAGCAGGCGCTGCAGTACACCCTGGGGCCGCAGGAAAGCATTGAATTGAAGAAGTTCAAGCCCAACCAGGCCGCGGCAATCTTTCACGTCATTGCGGAGACTGCCGGCTTGCGCTGCGACCGCGCTTTCGTCGAGGAGATGACGGCGCGCGAGCTGGCCGGCAAAGAGGACGGCCGGATTTCGCCGGTCGATATCCAAATTCTGGCGTGGATGGTTTCAGCGCAGGAAGACCAGTCCGGCTTCAACCGGGCCGCTTTTCGCAAGCTGGGTGGGGTCGAAGGCTTGCTGGAAAACTACCTCAACCTTGTGCTGCAAACGCTGGCCAGCAAGGCCGAGCGCGAAGCCGGCCTCAAAATCATGCTGGCGCTGGTGGATTTGGAAAACAACGTGCGCGCCGGCGTGCTCTCCCCGGAACAAATCGCCGAAAAGCTCGGGGCCGAAGCAGGCCCTGCAACCAGAGACAAGCTCCTAGTCTGGCTGGCGAGCGGCAAAGTGCGTTTGCTCACGCCGGTGGAGCGGGAGGGCGTGTTGGGCTATGAGCTGGCGCATGAACGCTTGATTCAACCGTTGCGGCGGCTCACCAACAAACAACTGACCGAGGTGGAACAGGCCAATCGGTTGTTGGAACGCCGCGCCAACGAATGGTTGGGCAATGACCGCGCTGCGCGCTACTTGTTGACCGGCGGCGAGCTGCGCCAGATCAACCGGCAGCGGCCTTACCTGGTGTGGGGCAAACAGGCGGATTTGAAGCAGGAATTGTTGAAACGGAGCACGCACAAGTGGAAGCAGCAGGCCGGAGTGGCGCTTTTTGGCTTGGTGCTGCTGGTGTTGCTGGCTGTGGGCTGGTCAAAGCTGGAGAAGATGCGCGAGCAGCGCCAACTGGCTGAGCGGCGCGACCAGCTTGCGAGGCTATTGAATAGCACTGATATTTCACCGCAAAAACGCGCGGCGCAAGCGCATGAGCTTACCAGGAATTCTGGCGACCCACGGGTGGAAGTGACAACCCTGGAACACATGCAGTTTTGCTATGTGCCGCCAGGCCCGTTTTGGATGGGCAGTGACAGTTCCGATTCTTCTTCCTCGAAATACGAGCGGCCGCTGCATTTGAATGACAAACTCGACTACGGCTATTGGATTTCGCGCTTCCCGATCACCGTGGCGCAGTTCAAGGCTTTTGCCGTCGATTCCGGGCAGAAGATAAGCAGTCTCCAATTTCGTGCTGATCCTGACAACTATCCCGTGCGTTACGTCACTTGGCATGATGCCATGTCCTTCTGCCAATGGCTAACACAAAAATGGCGCAGGGAAAACCGCTTGCCGGAAAATTGGCGGGTAACTCTGCCCTCGGAGGCCGAGTGGGAAAAGGCGGCCCGCGGTGGTGTGGAAATACTCGGTGAGATCAAGATCATGGAAATCGCTCAGATCGATTTCACCTCGAACCTCACAGTTTCACTCCAGCAGAATCCCCTGCCCCGCCGCCGCTATCCATGGGGTGATCAGCCGGATTCAAGCTTGGCAAATTATCACTTCACCGGGATTAGTATGCCCAGTGTGGTTGGCTGTTTTCCGGGCGGAAAATCACCCTACGGCTGCGAAGAGCTGGCCGGAAATCTGTGGGAATGGACACGGAGTTTGTGGGGAAATGATTGGGATGAGCCTGCCTTCAAATATCCGTATGATCCGGCTGATGGACGTGAGAACATAGATGCACCACAAGATATCGCCCGCGTGTTGCGGGGCGGCGCGTTCCTCCTCAATCGGAGGATCGTGCGGTGCGCCTATCGCCTCAGGTACTATCCCGTCTCCAGGAACATCGGCGTCGGGTTTCGTGTGGTTGTGTCCCCATTACTCTGA
- a CDS encoding LysM peptidoglycan-binding domain-containing protein codes for MMKAFSKILLVLSFGLLLTALTGPVVAQEKMTMDEYRQQLADWQKREADAKAEIPKVEAEITALKAELAALDEQLNKEWDDIYAMVGTDRAGVEAYRNELKSLEAEVDGLMALSPEELFKRRAELDALQARLDEMKKSKIGQLSEMQDTIARIEGKMTQLRGRMPKAIYTEYNVQRGDYLWKISGKQDIYGDPYQWMRIYSYNRDQIKDPDLIYPQQIFKIQREVGPDEYLVAKGDFLGKIAKGMGDPAMWRRLYEANKNIIGDDPSKLYPYTVLRIPR; via the coding sequence ATGATGAAAGCTTTCTCAAAGATATTGCTTGTCCTCTCTTTCGGCCTTCTGCTCACAGCGCTCACCGGGCCGGTGGTTGCCCAGGAAAAGATGACGATGGATGAGTATCGCCAGCAACTGGCGGACTGGCAGAAGCGCGAAGCCGATGCCAAGGCCGAAATTCCCAAAGTTGAAGCGGAAATCACCGCCCTGAAAGCGGAACTGGCCGCGCTCGACGAACAGCTCAACAAAGAGTGGGATGACATCTACGCCATGGTCGGCACCGACCGCGCCGGCGTGGAAGCCTACCGCAACGAACTGAAGAGCCTGGAAGCCGAAGTCGACGGCTTGATGGCGCTCTCCCCCGAAGAGCTGTTCAAGCGCCGCGCCGAGCTTGACGCCCTGCAAGCCCGGCTCGATGAAATGAAGAAAAGCAAGATCGGCCAACTCTCCGAGATGCAGGACACCATCGCGCGCATCGAAGGCAAGATGACGCAACTGCGCGGCCGCATGCCGAAAGCCATCTACACCGAATACAACGTCCAGCGCGGCGATTATCTCTGGAAGATCTCCGGCAAACAGGACATCTACGGCGACCCCTATCAGTGGATGCGCATCTACTCCTACAACCGCGACCAGATCAAGGATCCCGACCTGATCTATCCGCAGCAAATCTTCAAGATTCAGCGCGAAGTCGGACCCGATGAATATCTGGTGGCCAAGGGCGATTTCCTCGGCAAGATCGCCAAGGGCATGGGCGACCCCGCGATGTGGCGCCGCCTCTATGAAGCCAACAAGAACATCATCGGCGATGATCCCAGCAAGCTCTATCCCTATACGGTTTTGCGTATTCCGCGCTAA
- a CDS encoding PhoH family protein, translating to MEPTSLEQRISIRGVDPLELLGQGDSHLKEIARHFDARITVRGSEIILRGEEKELKLLDRVFTELILMLNRNGELREADVETVVQLAKRGEAPAPTPATTTTTQPAIVYTKSAAIKPRTAGQSEFYQATLKNDIVFVIGPAGTGKTYLAVAIAVAHLRDRQVDRIVLARPAVEAGESLGFLPGDLREKVDPYLRPLYDALNDMIPAEKLRRYLETDVIEIVPLAYMRGRTLHNAFVILDEAQNTMPSQMKMFLTRLGINSKAIITGDITQIDLPSSTTSGLVQIREILAGIEGIGFVYLDDKDVVRHKLVREIIKAYDQHQR from the coding sequence TTGGAGCCGACGAGTCTCGAACAGAGAATTTCCATTCGCGGCGTCGACCCGCTCGAGCTGCTCGGGCAGGGCGACAGCCACCTCAAAGAAATTGCCCGCCACTTCGACGCCCGCATCACGGTGCGCGGCAGTGAAATCATCCTGCGCGGCGAAGAGAAGGAACTGAAACTGCTCGATCGCGTGTTCACCGAGCTGATCCTGATGCTCAACCGCAACGGCGAGTTGCGCGAAGCGGACGTCGAAACCGTGGTGCAGCTTGCCAAGCGCGGGGAAGCGCCTGCGCCCACGCCGGCCACCACGACCACCACCCAACCGGCCATCGTCTACACTAAAAGTGCGGCCATCAAGCCGCGCACTGCCGGCCAAAGCGAATTCTACCAGGCCACGCTGAAGAACGACATTGTCTTTGTCATCGGGCCGGCGGGCACGGGCAAGACCTACCTCGCGGTCGCCATCGCCGTGGCGCATTTGCGCGACCGCCAGGTCGATCGCATCGTGCTGGCGCGGCCGGCAGTGGAAGCGGGCGAGAGCCTGGGCTTTTTGCCGGGCGATCTGCGCGAGAAAGTCGATCCCTATCTGCGGCCGCTCTACGACGCGCTCAACGACATGATTCCCGCCGAGAAACTGCGGCGGTATCTCGAGACCGACGTGATCGAAATCGTGCCGCTCGCCTACATGCGCGGCCGCACGCTGCACAATGCCTTCGTCATTCTCGACGAGGCGCAAAACACCATGCCCTCCCAGATGAAGATGTTTCTCACCCGCCTGGGCATCAACTCCAAGGCGATCATCACCGGCGACATCACGCAAATCGACCTGCCCAGCTCGACCACTTCCGGGCTGGTGCAGATTCGGGAAATTCTCGCCGGCATCGAGGGCATCGGCTTCGTCTATTTGGATGACAAGGACGTCGTCCGGCACAAGCTCGTTCGCGAGATCATCAAGGCCTACGATCAACACCAGCGCTGA
- a CDS encoding HDIG domain-containing protein yields MKKPPTKPFLRIRALPKIQLSSIRWYRHRWQFVVMALFTTICVLLFPQGSSFRFADLREGDIYIGEPIIAPFTFSINKTPEEYERDKQAARQSVYPIFVRRDSVAAAQNAALDRFLSQLENVLASVAPDSVKSVQIRELFDQRNNSISNDGLRFLLTGFTLRPGGNGRLLHFAAYREELERILRDLYTIGIINLERTALPDYVTKVALRTGSDEVVEECDDLHHQGTVNNAVLQKLREIANSTEPAINLGYQIVTSFVKPNLFFDQLETETRVTEALARVPLARGSVLENEKIIESHEKITKEHIQKLNSLASALVERKMSEGTLSRLLPIVGKLFMTVLSLIVLIVFLRYWRVTIYEDISRVILIALILLLVVFLAHVVRRMSVSEFLIPFALAPMLLTVFFDARLAFVGTTSLAVLLGSLRGNEFTATFLCIIVGMASILAVRKVRSRTWIFKAFLFLALAYILAASAQAFLLHSPGARLSGNILNGLLSAAVCPILTYGVMIIFEYLFDITTDATLLELSDLNRPLLRELAVRAPGTYHHSIVVGTLSEAAAEAIGANSLLARVGAYYHDIGKLDKPEYFMENQKGGKNPHDKLAPTMSRLIIVNHVKRGIEIAESNGLPRELRDFIPQHHGTNLISYFYRKAQERNDETEIQETSFRYPGPKPQTKETGIVMLADGVEAAARSLRDPSVSRIRAIVSQIIAQRFTASELDECPLTLRDLNQIKESFERTLTGIFHGRLQYPGGPEKSTETERNEATEKPAGRSAETGTSAGEQENGSEWPFEAEGSPPVREKPRRH; encoded by the coding sequence GTGAAAAAACCACCGACCAAGCCGTTTCTCCGAATCCGCGCCCTGCCGAAAATCCAGCTCTCCAGCATCCGGTGGTACCGGCATCGCTGGCAATTCGTGGTGATGGCGCTGTTCACCACCATCTGCGTGCTGTTGTTCCCGCAGGGCTCATCCTTCCGTTTTGCCGATTTGCGCGAGGGGGACATTTACATCGGCGAGCCGATTATTGCGCCCTTCACCTTCTCGATCAACAAAACACCGGAAGAATACGAACGCGACAAGCAGGCGGCGCGCCAGAGCGTCTATCCCATCTTCGTGCGGCGCGACAGCGTGGCGGCGGCGCAAAACGCCGCGCTCGATCGCTTTCTCAGCCAACTGGAAAACGTGCTGGCCTCAGTGGCGCCGGATTCGGTGAAATCCGTGCAAATCCGCGAGCTTTTCGATCAACGGAACAACAGCATCTCCAACGACGGCCTGCGCTTTCTGCTCACCGGCTTCACGCTGCGGCCGGGGGGCAACGGCCGGCTGTTGCATTTTGCCGCCTATCGCGAGGAGCTGGAGCGCATCCTGCGCGACTTGTACACCATCGGCATCATCAACCTCGAACGCACCGCGCTGCCCGACTATGTCACCAAGGTCGCGTTGCGCACCGGCTCCGACGAAGTCGTGGAGGAATGCGATGATCTCCATCACCAGGGCACGGTGAACAATGCGGTGCTGCAAAAGCTGCGCGAGATCGCAAACAGCACCGAACCCGCCATCAACCTCGGCTATCAAATCGTGACCTCGTTCGTCAAGCCGAATCTGTTTTTCGATCAGCTCGAAACCGAGACGCGCGTCACCGAGGCGCTGGCGCGGGTGCCGCTGGCGCGCGGCTCGGTGCTGGAGAATGAAAAGATCATCGAAAGCCATGAGAAGATCACGAAGGAACACATTCAAAAGCTGAACTCGCTGGCGAGCGCGCTGGTCGAAAGGAAAATGTCGGAGGGCACGCTCTCCCGGCTGCTGCCCATCGTCGGCAAGCTGTTCATGACCGTGCTGTCGCTGATCGTGCTGATTGTCTTTCTGCGCTACTGGCGGGTGACCATTTACGAGGACATTTCGCGGGTCATTCTGATCGCGCTGATTCTGCTGTTGGTGGTCTTTCTCGCGCATGTGGTGCGCCGCATGAGCGTGTCGGAATTTCTCATTCCCTTTGCCTTGGCGCCCATGCTGCTGACGGTTTTTTTCGATGCCCGGCTGGCGTTCGTGGGCACGACCTCGCTGGCGGTTCTGCTGGGCAGCCTGCGCGGGAATGAGTTTACCGCCACGTTTCTCTGCATCATCGTGGGTATGGCCAGCATTCTGGCGGTGCGCAAAGTGCGCTCGCGCACGTGGATTTTCAAAGCCTTTCTGTTTCTTGCGCTCGCCTACATTCTGGCGGCCTCGGCGCAGGCGTTTTTGCTCCATTCGCCGGGCGCGCGGCTGTCGGGCAACATTCTCAACGGCCTGCTGAGCGCCGCGGTCTGCCCGATTCTGACCTACGGCGTGATGATCATTTTCGAGTATCTCTTCGACATCACCACCGACGCCACCCTGCTCGAGCTTTCCGATCTCAACCGGCCGCTGTTGCGCGAGCTGGCGGTGCGCGCGCCGGGAACGTATCATCACAGCATCGTCGTCGGCACGCTTTCCGAAGCCGCGGCCGAGGCGATCGGCGCCAATTCGCTGCTGGCGCGCGTGGGCGCCTATTACCACGACATCGGCAAGCTCGACAAGCCGGAATATTTCATGGAGAATCAGAAGGGCGGCAAGAATCCCCACGACAAACTGGCGCCCACCATGAGCCGGCTGATCATCGTCAATCACGTCAAGCGCGGCATTGAAATCGCCGAAAGCAACGGCCTGCCCAGGGAGCTGCGCGATTTCATTCCGCAGCACCACGGCACGAATTTGATTTCCTACTTCTATCGCAAGGCGCAGGAACGCAACGACGAAACCGAGATTCAGGAAACCTCCTTTCGCTATCCCGGACCCAAGCCGCAGACCAAGGAAACCGGCATCGTGATGCTGGCGGATGGCGTGGAGGCGGCGGCGCGCTCGCTGCGTGATCCCTCGGTGTCGCGCATCCGCGCCATTGTCAGCCAGATCATCGCGCAGCGCTTCACGGCGAGCGAATTGGACGAATGCCCGCTGACGCTGCGCGATCTCAATCAAATCAAGGAAAGTTTCGAACGCACCCTCACCGGAATCTTCCACGGCCGGCTGCAGTATCCCGGCGGCCCGGAAAAATCCACCGAAACGGAGCGCAATGAAGCCACGGAAAAGCCGGCCGGCCGTAGCGCGGAAACCGGCACCTCGGCGGGCGAGCAGGAAAACGGCAGCGAATGGCCGTTTGAAGCTGAAGGCAGTCCACCGGTCCGCGAAAAACCCCGTCGCCATTAA
- the ybeY gene encoding rRNA maturation RNase YbeY, whose product MAGLLEKIWQAHGANAAEVEVQFVAEAMICSLHEQFLQDPSPTDIITFDLGVTPDHRRLALLCICPAVAARHARRFHTTLRREIHRLIVHGILHLLGYDDHDPGRRRRMRYRERAILKQLAV is encoded by the coding sequence TTGGCGGGGCTGCTGGAAAAAATCTGGCAGGCACACGGCGCCAATGCCGCCGAGGTCGAGGTGCAGTTTGTCGCGGAGGCCATGATCTGCAGCCTGCACGAACAGTTCCTGCAGGATCCGTCGCCGACCGACATCATCACGTTTGATTTGGGCGTCACCCCCGACCACCGCCGGCTGGCGCTGTTGTGCATTTGCCCGGCCGTGGCGGCACGGCACGCGCGCCGTTTTCACACCACGCTGCGCCGTGAGATTCACCGCTTGATCGTGCACGGCATTCTGCATCTGCTCGGTTACGATGATCACGATCCCGGCCGGCGCCGCCGCATGCGCTACCGCGAACGGGCCATACTGAAACAGTTGGCAGTTTGA